In one window of Paraflavitalea soli DNA:
- a CDS encoding D-sedoheptulose-7-phosphate isomerase codes for MQDKIKRIVSESIAVKTAVLQDEALLKTTDDIAAAMVAALKNGNHIYFCGNGGSAADAQHLAAEFSGRFYKDREALPAEALHCNTSYLTAVANDYSYDVIYARLIQGIGKKGDFLVGLSTSGNSINIMKAFEVARAKGIVTVGFTGETGGKMKELSDYLINVPSKNTPRIQESHIMLGHIVCELVEEQYFG; via the coding sequence ATGCAAGACAAAATAAAAAGGATCGTCAGTGAATCGATAGCTGTAAAAACCGCTGTATTGCAGGATGAAGCCCTGCTCAAAACAACCGATGATATAGCAGCAGCCATGGTAGCTGCCCTGAAAAATGGCAACCATATTTATTTCTGTGGCAATGGAGGCAGTGCAGCCGATGCGCAACACCTGGCAGCAGAATTTTCCGGCCGTTTTTACAAGGACCGGGAAGCATTGCCTGCAGAAGCCCTGCATTGTAATACGTCCTATTTAACGGCGGTAGCCAACGATTACAGCTATGATGTGATCTATGCACGCCTTATCCAGGGCATTGGCAAAAAAGGCGATTTCCTCGTAGGTCTTTCTACTTCCGGCAACTCCATCAATATCATGAAGGCATTTGAAGTGGCCCGTGCCAAGGGCATTGTAACGGTGGGCTTTACCGGTGAGACAGGTGGAAAGATGAAAGAGCTGAGTGATTACCTCATCAATGTGCCTTCTAAAAATACACCCCGCATCCAGGAAAGTCATATCATGCTGGGACATATCGTTTGTGAACTCGTAGAAGAACAGTATTTCGGATAG
- a CDS encoding nucleotidyltransferase family protein — protein sequence MAGLIKECIILAGGLGTRLRSAVPDLPKCMAPVAGRPFLAWVIDYFQQQGIERFIFSLGYRHEAIEAFLHEQYPHLQIACTIEEEPLGTGGAIKLACSKALQQDVLVLNGDTIFTIQLDQLSSFHAAHAADCTLCLKPMQHFDRYGVVELAADQSISSFQEKQYYEAGYINGGVYALQVASFLQEALPEKFSFEKDYLEQQYAQRKMYGLIQDRYFIDIGIPQDFEKANQEFKTLQF from the coding sequence ATGGCAGGTCTCATCAAAGAATGTATTATACTGGCCGGAGGGTTGGGTACAAGGCTGCGAAGCGCTGTCCCCGATCTGCCCAAGTGTATGGCACCTGTGGCCGGCAGGCCTTTTCTGGCCTGGGTGATCGACTATTTCCAACAGCAGGGCATTGAAAGATTTATCTTTTCGCTAGGCTACCGGCATGAAGCCATAGAGGCATTCCTGCACGAACAGTATCCTCATCTCCAGATTGCCTGCACCATTGAAGAGGAACCGTTGGGCACCGGCGGCGCCATTAAACTGGCCTGCAGCAAAGCCCTTCAACAGGATGTATTGGTATTGAACGGAGATACTATTTTTACGATACAGCTTGATCAGCTGTCGTCCTTTCATGCAGCCCATGCAGCCGATTGTACCCTCTGCCTGAAGCCCATGCAGCACTTCGACCGGTATGGCGTGGTAGAACTGGCGGCCGATCAATCCATCAGTTCCTTCCAGGAAAAACAATATTACGAGGCAGGTTATATCAATGGCGGTGTGTATGCCCTGCAGGTAGCTTCTTTTTTACAGGAGGCCTTACCCGAAAAGTTTTCCTTTGAAAAAGATTACCTGGAACAACAATACGCACAGCGAAAAATGTATGGCCTGATCCAGGACCGGTATTTCATTGACATTGGCATACCACAAGACTTTGAGAAGGCCAACCAGGAATTCAAAACCCTGCAATTCTAA
- a CDS encoding D-glycero-alpha-D-manno-heptose-1,7-bisphosphate 7-phosphatase, with amino-acid sequence MLDLSQIDNSWTLFLDRDGVINHEKHQDYVYNYDEFRFYEGVPEALKILAARFDRIIITTNQRGVGKGLMTEADLHQLHTLMLQDITAAGGRIDKIYYCTSLDNNHPNRKPHPGMAFEAVKDFPVIELPKSLIVGNNISDMEFGRNAGMHTVFVKTTHPQQPLPNPLIDLAVMDLPEFAKALQLA; translated from the coding sequence ATGCTAGACCTTTCACAAATCGACAATAGCTGGACATTATTTCTTGACCGTGATGGTGTGATCAATCACGAAAAACACCAGGATTACGTATATAATTATGATGAGTTCAGGTTTTATGAGGGTGTTCCGGAAGCATTGAAGATACTGGCCGCCCGCTTTGACCGTATCATTATCACCACCAATCAACGAGGTGTAGGAAAAGGATTGATGACAGAAGCCGACCTCCACCAGCTGCATACCCTCATGCTGCAGGATATAACAGCTGCCGGCGGGCGTATTGACAAAATTTACTACTGTACCTCCCTCGACAACAACCATCCCAACCGGAAGCCCCATCCCGGCATGGCTTTCGAAGCCGTAAAAGATTTCCCTGTCATCGAGCTTCCCAAATCCCTTATCGTAGGCAACAATATCAGCGATATGGAGTTTGGCCGCAATGCCGGCATGCATACCGTATTTGTTAAAACTACCCACCCGCAACAGCCACTACCCAACCCTTTGATCGATCTGGCCGTCATGGATTTACCTGAATTTGCAAAAGCTTTGCAATTGGCATAA
- a CDS encoding PH domain-containing protein, which translates to MRTPLQKEEQILLITHRSWLQMVVPALLALVGLVASYFIGFIQYWGWIAAVAGIVYFLFAYWNWKVDIWVVTNYRVIDETGLINHYAKESPLEKINNVSYDQNIWGRIFNYGHVEIQTAAEIGATDYFNVHHPKRLKDTITLAQSEYKTLQVSSQAKQMAAAMGWQANTSAGTASTGQVSGHNIASELEKLFQLRQQGVLSEEEYNRAKSKLLG; encoded by the coding sequence ATGCGTACACCGCTTCAGAAAGAAGAGCAAATATTACTGATCACCCACCGGAGCTGGTTGCAGATGGTGGTGCCGGCCCTGCTGGCGCTGGTAGGTTTGGTGGCCTCTTACTTTATTGGCTTTATTCAATACTGGGGATGGATAGCGGCTGTAGCAGGCATTGTATATTTCCTGTTTGCTTATTGGAATTGGAAGGTAGATATCTGGGTAGTGACCAATTACCGGGTGATCGATGAAACAGGGCTCATCAATCATTACGCCAAGGAAAGCCCGCTGGAAAAGATCAACAATGTGTCGTACGATCAAAATATATGGGGACGTATCTTCAATTATGGTCATGTAGAAATACAAACAGCCGCAGAAATAGGGGCCACAGACTACTTCAATGTACATCATCCCAAACGATTGAAAGATACCATTACACTGGCCCAATCTGAGTATAAAACCCTCCAGGTATCCAGCCAGGCCAAACAAATGGCGGCTGCTATGGGATGGCAAGCCAATACTTCGGCGGGAACTGCCTCCACTGGCCAGGTTTCCGGTCATAACATTGCTTCCGAGTTGGAAAAGCTGTTTCAGCTCAGGCAGCAAGGCGTCCTATCCGAAGAGGAGTACAACAGGGCCAAGAGCAAGCTGCTGGGGTAA
- a CDS encoding DUF922 domain-containing protein, whose translation MYRKLFFLVMVLSSLTPLLQAQDTRYIRFRDENAGKQLLHYRIVAIKDDRADTGAIGTLRTGLFGKKNVAVNYEGGVTAALGRYIQKNYRQDTAATPMELHITDLNIKELPGGIRTKVESLVTLSFYINDTKLTDYKGRGEVQTMGDLFKNVEDLIRDNINNSMHEFDSWWGKNKRLHAPNAPVSLTVEIISISSDSGRLAYSPGRPLLVNDFIGKADELSRAAAQTASSINVKYASKIEDGEIRVNVQVMAYFDKARSWFAQKHERNEMVLAHEQRHFELTVLKACELVDTLRQLRLTKDNYMEKLEQVHAQKMNELNAWQTQYDTETRHSANIVMQEKWNKLVKDLLGKQSCFR comes from the coding sequence ATGTACAGAAAACTATTTTTCCTGGTGATGGTACTCTCGTCCCTAACCCCCTTGTTACAGGCACAGGATACCCGCTATATCCGCTTCCGGGATGAAAATGCCGGCAAGCAATTGCTGCATTACCGCATTGTTGCCATTAAGGACGACAGGGCCGACACGGGCGCTATAGGAACGCTTAGGACAGGGCTGTTTGGGAAAAAGAATGTGGCTGTGAATTATGAAGGGGGCGTTACTGCTGCCCTCGGGCGGTACATTCAAAAGAACTATCGCCAGGATACAGCCGCCACACCCATGGAGCTGCACATCACCGACCTGAACATCAAAGAACTGCCGGGTGGTATAAGGACGAAGGTGGAATCCCTGGTCACCCTTAGCTTCTATATCAATGACACAAAATTGACCGATTATAAAGGACGGGGTGAAGTGCAAACCATGGGCGACCTCTTCAAAAATGTGGAAGACCTGATCCGGGATAATATCAATAATAGCATGCATGAATTTGACAGCTGGTGGGGTAAAAATAAACGTCTCCATGCGCCCAACGCACCCGTGTCGCTTACCGTGGAAATCATATCGATTTCCAGCGATTCAGGCCGACTGGCTTATTCGCCTGGCCGGCCATTGCTTGTCAATGATTTTATAGGTAAAGCTGATGAGCTGAGCCGCGCTGCAGCACAAACGGCCAGCTCTATCAATGTTAAATATGCCAGCAAAATAGAAGATGGAGAGATCAGGGTGAACGTGCAAGTGATGGCTTATTTCGATAAAGCGCGTTCCTGGTTTGCTCAAAAACACGAAAGAAACGAGATGGTGTTGGCGCATGAACAAAGGCATTTTGAGCTCACAGTCTTAAAAGCCTGTGAACTGGTGGACACTTTAAGGCAGTTGCGGCTTACCAAAGACAATTACATGGAAAAACTGGAACAGGTCCATGCACAAAAGATGAATGAGTTGAATGCCTGGCAAACTCAATATGATACAGAGACCCGCCATAGTGCCAATATTGTTATGCAGGAGAAGTGGAATAAACTGGTGAAGGACTTACTCGGTAAGCAATCATGCTTCCGGTAA
- the lepA gene encoding translation elongation factor 4, producing MKNIRNFCIIAHIDHGKSTLADRLLQTTNTISEREMMDQVLDDMDLEREKGITIKSHAIQINYKHTDGQEYILNLIDTPGHVDFSYEVSRALAACEGALLLVDATQGIQAQTISNLYLAIENDLEIIPVINKIDMDGAMIEEVKDQIIELIGCKPEDILLASGRTGIGVDGILDAIVSRIPAPKGDPEAPLQALIFDSVFNSFRGIIVYFRVLNGTIRKGDIVKFVSTDQNYEAAEVGILKLKMTEKKEVSAGDVGYLITGIKNAKEVKVGDTITNAARPTTEMIKGFQEVKPMVFAGIFPVNTDEFEELRDCMDKLQLNDASLTYELETSQALGFGFRCGFLGMLHMEIIQERLEREFDQTVITTVPNVSFIAYTTKGEKVIVNNPTEFPDPVKTDRIEEPFIKAQIITKPEYIGNIMTLCLGKRGILLNQSYLTTTRVELQFEMPLTEIVFDFYDKLKSQTRGYASFDYHPIGYRDSDIVKMDILLNNDKVDALSALIHRARSQDFGRKLCEKLKELLPRQQFQIAIQAAVGAKILARETISAMRKDVTAKCYGGDISRKRKLLEKQKEGKKRMRQIGNVEVPQEAFLAVLKLDD from the coding sequence ATGAAGAATATTCGCAATTTTTGTATTATCGCCCACATTGACCACGGAAAGAGTACCCTGGCAGACAGATTGTTACAGACTACCAACACCATCAGTGAACGTGAAATGATGGACCAGGTACTGGATGACATGGACCTGGAACGGGAAAAGGGTATTACCATCAAGAGCCACGCAATTCAGATCAATTACAAGCATACAGACGGTCAGGAGTACATCCTGAACCTGATCGATACCCCCGGCCACGTCGACTTCAGCTATGAAGTAAGCCGGGCCCTGGCTGCCTGCGAAGGCGCCCTGCTGCTGGTAGATGCTACCCAGGGTATCCAGGCACAAACCATCAGCAATCTTTATCTCGCTATAGAGAATGACCTTGAGATCATACCCGTTATCAATAAAATTGATATGGACGGGGCCATGATCGAAGAGGTGAAAGACCAGATCATCGAGCTGATCGGCTGCAAACCGGAAGATATACTGCTGGCCAGCGGCCGTACCGGTATCGGGGTGGATGGTATCCTCGATGCCATCGTAAGTCGCATCCCTGCCCCCAAGGGCGATCCTGAAGCGCCTTTGCAAGCCCTGATATTCGACAGCGTATTCAATAGCTTCCGGGGTATCATCGTGTACTTCCGGGTACTGAACGGCACCATCAGGAAAGGCGATATTGTAAAGTTTGTTTCCACCGATCAGAACTATGAAGCGGCGGAAGTTGGGATCCTGAAACTGAAGATGACCGAAAAGAAGGAAGTATCCGCCGGCGACGTAGGTTATCTTATTACCGGCATCAAAAATGCCAAAGAGGTAAAGGTGGGTGATACCATTACCAACGCCGCACGCCCAACCACTGAAATGATCAAAGGTTTCCAGGAAGTAAAACCCATGGTATTTGCCGGTATCTTCCCTGTAAACACCGATGAGTTTGAAGAGCTGCGCGATTGCATGGACAAACTGCAGTTGAACGATGCCTCACTTACCTACGAACTGGAAACTTCCCAGGCCCTCGGCTTTGGTTTCCGTTGCGGATTCCTCGGTATGCTCCACATGGAGATCATCCAGGAACGCCTGGAAAGAGAGTTTGATCAAACCGTTATTACCACCGTTCCCAACGTTAGCTTCATCGCCTATACTACCAAAGGCGAAAAGGTAATTGTCAATAACCCTACTGAGTTCCCCGATCCGGTGAAGACCGACAGGATCGAGGAGCCTTTCATCAAAGCCCAGATCATTACCAAACCCGAATACATCGGTAATATCATGACCCTTTGCCTGGGCAAACGGGGTATCCTGCTCAACCAGAGCTACCTTACCACCACGCGGGTAGAACTGCAGTTCGAAATGCCCCTCACCGAGATCGTATTTGACTTCTATGATAAGCTGAAAAGCCAAACCCGTGGTTATGCTTCTTTCGATTACCATCCCATCGGATATCGTGACAGCGATATCGTGAAAATGGATATTCTCCTCAATAATGATAAAGTGGATGCTTTGAGCGCCCTTATTCACCGTGCCCGTTCACAGGACTTTGGCCGTAAGCTCTGCGAGAAATTAAAAGAGTTATTACCACGCCAGCAATTCCAGATTGCCATACAGGCAGCCGTAGGTGCTAAGATCCTGGCACGGGAAACCATCTCCGCCATGCGCAAAGATGTTACTGCCAAATGTTATGGTGGTGATATCAGCCGTAAGCGGAAACTGCTGGAAAAGCAGAAAGAAGGTAAGAAGCGTATGCGCCAGATCGGAAACGTGGAAGTACCGCAGGAAGCTTTCCTCGCCGTATTGAAGCTGGATGATTGA
- a CDS encoding acyl-CoA-binding protein translates to MDLKTLFAQAVEESKNLSDRPSNDTLLQLYSLYKQATEGDVNVDPPANPFDFVSKAKFEAWAGLKGKTQEAAMQDYVDLIGKLKN, encoded by the coding sequence ATGGACCTGAAAACCCTTTTTGCGCAGGCTGTTGAGGAAAGCAAAAACCTCTCCGACCGGCCTAGCAATGATACTCTCCTGCAATTGTATTCGCTATACAAACAAGCTACAGAAGGTGATGTAAATGTAGATCCGCCCGCTAATCCCTTTGATTTTGTATCCAAAGCCAAGTTTGAAGCATGGGCCGGGCTGAAAGGTAAGACCCAGGAGGCGGCCATGCAGGATTATGTGGACCTGATCGGAAAGCTGAAGAATTAA
- a CDS encoding flippase, translating to MGQFNEYAYVYALKLILLASLKRNLVYNYILSASQVLLPIVSIPYVSRILTPEGIGRVSFIDSFTYYFITIAEFGMVVYGMREIARHRDDREARGKLVSELLMLHVVTSAITLFLYAIAVFFAWKHIHDIRLLLFSLSYLLVNFFACEWYFLGMEQFRYITLRSLVTRGLGLVSIFILIKQPEDYYLYYGIIAGAAVLNSLGNIYYLFKSVPVSFKKVNWKKHIAHTQFIWFICLTDGVTLLLDNVFLQLMSTAVAVGYYAFSMKIVRSSTVLLTDSLIVFFPRIVTLIKEGNKAQLQAVISRNSQFLIFFAVPLCAGIFLLAEPLIAIFLGPQFMPVVSDIRILALFPLLRTCNLFLSKQVLIAWGKEKLYLRSSIAGSLAFIVLSLLLSRYWADVGACCAIVAAEVTTLVINYYYARRVAGELQLFETKELSHAFGSALVFIPVIWGIQQLAQAPLLVLLLSIAACIVVYGLVQFFVMRNHFAVIVWEAVKRKSLQTIYNN from the coding sequence ATGGGACAATTCAACGAATATGCTTATGTTTATGCTTTAAAACTGATCTTATTGGCGAGCCTTAAAAGAAACCTGGTATATAACTATATTTTGTCTGCCAGCCAGGTTTTACTGCCCATCGTATCCATTCCCTATGTGTCGCGTATATTGACACCCGAGGGTATTGGCCGGGTTAGTTTCATCGATTCCTTCACCTATTACTTTATTACCATTGCCGAATTTGGAATGGTCGTATATGGCATGCGCGAAATAGCCCGGCATAGAGATGACCGGGAAGCCCGTGGAAAACTGGTGTCCGAACTGCTCATGCTGCATGTGGTCACGTCTGCCATCACCTTATTCCTGTATGCGATCGCCGTTTTCTTTGCCTGGAAGCATATCCACGATATACGGTTATTATTGTTTTCCTTATCCTACCTGCTGGTCAACTTCTTTGCCTGCGAATGGTATTTCCTGGGTATGGAGCAATTCAGGTATATCACCCTGCGCTCGCTCGTCACCCGCGGCCTGGGACTGGTTTCCATCTTTATCCTCATCAAACAGCCGGAAGATTATTACCTCTATTATGGAATCATTGCAGGTGCTGCTGTCCTCAATAGTCTCGGTAATATCTATTACCTTTTCAAATCCGTGCCCGTCAGCTTTAAAAAGGTAAACTGGAAAAAACACATTGCCCATACCCAATTCATCTGGTTCATTTGTCTTACCGATGGTGTCACCTTGCTGCTCGACAATGTGTTCCTGCAATTGATGAGCACCGCGGTTGCCGTAGGATATTATGCTTTCTCCATGAAGATCGTGCGGTCATCTACCGTACTATTAACCGATTCGCTGATCGTATTTTTCCCCCGCATAGTGACCCTTATTAAGGAAGGCAACAAAGCGCAGCTGCAGGCTGTTATTTCCCGCAATAGCCAGTTCCTCATTTTTTTTGCAGTGCCCCTCTGTGCGGGCATCTTTTTGCTGGCAGAACCTTTGATCGCAATATTCCTGGGTCCACAGTTCATGCCGGTGGTCTCCGACATAAGGATACTCGCCCTGTTCCCTTTATTAAGGACCTGCAATCTTTTTCTCAGCAAACAGGTGCTCATTGCCTGGGGGAAGGAAAAGCTATACCTCCGCAGTTCCATAGCCGGCAGCCTGGCCTTTATCGTATTGTCTTTATTGCTATCGCGGTATTGGGCTGATGTGGGCGCTTGTTGTGCGATTGTAGCGGCTGAGGTCACTACACTGGTCATCAATTATTATTATGCCAGGAGAGTAGCAGGTGAGCTGCAATTGTTTGAGACGAAAGAGCTGTCGCATGCCTTCGGAAGTGCGCTGGTATTTATCCCCGTGATATGGGGCATACAGCAGCTGGCACAGGCTCCTTTATTGGTATTGTTATTATCCATAGCTGCCTGCATAGTAGTTTATGGACTTGTGCAGTTTTTTGTCATGCGCAATCATTTTGCGGTGATCGTATGGGAGGCTGTAAAGCGGAAGAGCCTGCAAACAATATACAACAACTAA
- a CDS encoding class I SAM-dependent methyltransferase, translated as MQESLLVLLRCPVTKSDLQLQVIARGHKQYNGVQQEVIEEGILFAGEDWFYPVIKGIPRLIVEAYADYEPFLRQHIPDYDQRRQRLENKYHGFMRYVIKKNRRTKQSFAQEWRLFDYGKDKTWDADPAGMFQRFLDETAETRASLAGNLIFDAGCGNGLLNQSIAQHGATILGMDFSLSIEEAYRQNSQPNALFIQGDVQYPPVAFEQFDIVHCSGVLIHTNNPELSFSCLDPHVKPGGKLSVWLYHPRQDFIHNLFNFIRRFTSRLPLRLQYYLYGVTLLPVSYIIKRIKGNKQNIREMMIDILDWFTPEFRHQFEQQEAATWYYKRIYAGVTTTTVNLFGYNMVGIKQKVPSR; from the coding sequence ATGCAAGAGTCTTTACTGGTCCTGTTACGTTGCCCCGTTACAAAAAGTGATCTACAATTACAGGTGATCGCCAGGGGGCATAAGCAATACAACGGAGTGCAGCAGGAAGTAATTGAAGAAGGTATCTTGTTTGCTGGTGAAGATTGGTTTTACCCGGTTATTAAAGGTATCCCCCGCCTGATCGTAGAAGCCTATGCAGATTATGAACCCTTCCTGCGGCAGCATATACCCGATTACGACCAGCGCAGGCAGCGCCTGGAAAACAAATACCACGGTTTTATGCGGTATGTGATCAAAAAGAACAGGCGCACCAAACAAAGTTTTGCCCAGGAATGGCGTCTTTTTGATTATGGAAAAGACAAGACCTGGGATGCCGATCCGGCGGGTATGTTCCAGCGTTTCCTGGATGAAACAGCAGAGACGCGTGCATCGCTGGCCGGCAACCTGATCTTTGATGCAGGCTGCGGCAATGGCTTGTTGAACCAATCTATTGCACAACATGGCGCTACGATCCTGGGCATGGATTTCAGCCTGAGTATAGAAGAAGCCTACCGGCAAAACAGCCAACCCAATGCGCTGTTCATCCAGGGAGATGTGCAGTATCCGCCGGTGGCCTTTGAACAATTTGATATCGTACATTGCAGTGGGGTGCTCATACACACGAATAACCCGGAGCTATCGTTCTCCTGCCTGGATCCTCATGTGAAGCCTGGTGGCAAACTGAGTGTATGGCTCTATCACCCGCGACAGGACTTCATTCACAATCTTTTCAATTTTATACGTCGCTTTACCTCGCGGCTCCCTTTGCGGCTGCAGTATTACCTTTATGGGGTGACGCTGCTGCCGGTGAGTTATATCATCAAGCGGATAAAAGGCAATAAACAGAATATCCGGGAAATGATGATCGATATCCTGGATTGGTTTACGCCCGAATTCCGTCACCAGTTTGAACAGCAGGAAGCAGCTACCTGGTATTACAAACGCATCTATGCAGGCGTCACCACCACTACGGTGAACTTATTCGGGTATAATATGGTTGGCATCAAACAAAAAGTTCCTTCCCGGTAA
- a CDS encoding glycosyltransferase, producing the protein MTVGIFETEHFEGSYPVIRLFDNGENQLTIFTNKESYRQFQWLFGNDINRYTWVVQEEKESKYRFVLRMYKEVKRRKIDLLYLNTISHNFIVYAGMISLLRNTRVVVTLHAVNNYFRFKPAFSLRRWVRHIGKRALIKVTKEFNVVSDTMVAYLTALLPAHKKVHNLPGAVFERAALPPTTPVINGQLQLVVPGSIDARRRDYTVVLDLLEQGRHLPLRIVLLGPFVHPHGDAIREKCMRYAADNSNLVFYDNQVVDQPEFDRVMDEAHIVFTPSVIDTIMVDEVMETYGKSICSGNIFDIIKHAKPFITPQALTIPANLASSAIPYNKVSGIIQALELLLQEPARYATLLQEAQRNSEAYTIAQVRARNPMLFALLS; encoded by the coding sequence ATGACAGTAGGGATATTCGAAACAGAACATTTTGAAGGATCATACCCGGTGATCAGGTTATTTGATAACGGGGAGAACCAACTCACGATATTCACGAACAAGGAAAGTTACCGGCAGTTTCAATGGCTCTTTGGGAATGATATAAACCGGTATACATGGGTAGTACAGGAGGAAAAGGAATCCAAGTACCGGTTTGTGCTGCGGATGTACAAGGAGGTAAAACGCCGCAAGATCGACCTGCTGTACCTCAATACGATCAGCCATAATTTTATTGTATATGCGGGTATGATCAGCCTGCTGCGCAATACCCGGGTAGTGGTAACACTGCATGCTGTCAATAATTACTTCCGGTTTAAGCCAGCGTTCAGTCTGCGCCGGTGGGTACGGCATATCGGCAAGCGGGCGCTGATCAAAGTGACGAAGGAGTTCAATGTGGTATCGGATACCATGGTGGCGTACCTTACAGCCCTGCTGCCTGCACATAAAAAAGTGCATAACCTGCCCGGTGCGGTATTTGAGCGGGCGGCCCTCCCGCCAACAACGCCTGTTATCAATGGCCAGCTTCAACTGGTGGTACCCGGCTCGATCGATGCCCGGCGGAGGGATTATACGGTGGTACTGGACCTGCTGGAGCAAGGCAGGCACCTGCCCCTACGGATCGTACTATTAGGGCCTTTTGTTCATCCGCACGGAGATGCCATCCGGGAAAAATGTATGCGGTATGCTGCGGACAATAGCAACCTTGTATTTTATGACAACCAGGTGGTAGACCAGCCGGAATTTGACCGGGTGATGGATGAAGCGCATATTGTATTTACGCCCTCTGTGATCGATACGATCATGGTAGATGAGGTGATGGAGACGTACGGCAAGAGCATTTGCTCGGGCAATATCTTCGACATTATCAAACATGCCAAACCATTCATTACGCCACAGGCGCTTACTATTCCGGCCAACCTGGCCAGCAGCGCCATTCCTTATAATAAAGTATCGGGTATTATCCAGGCATTGGAGTTGTTGCTACAGGAGCCTGCGCGGTACGCCACTTTGTTACAAGAGGCGCAACGGAATTCGGAGGCATACACGATCGCCCAGGTACGGGCCAGGAATCCTATGCTTTTTGCCCTTCTTTCCTGA
- a CDS encoding glycosyltransferase family 9 protein codes for MTKILLIKTGAAGDVVRTTTLLRVLKGAITWVIDPRYAHILPDNHPELQRIIPIEQAAHVLKNESFDLTLSLEEDIVCAKLASNVPTGRLIGIHMDGDLIRYTDDVAGWFDMSLVSKLGRAAANKIKAANTHTFQYWLFNMLGLSFQGQPYCIYRNPAIEREEQLIGIETRSGNRWPNKSWAGYQALTGQLTASGYRCLILSQRDHLRDYLDDIARCAYLISGDTLAMHVALAYNIPALAIFNCTSPAEIYDYGLLQKIVSPLLQQSFYGREYTPEVIASVSPREVHDCFRQHIAFRKEGQKA; via the coding sequence ATGACGAAGATCCTGTTAATCAAAACCGGGGCAGCAGGCGATGTGGTACGTACCACTACCTTGTTGCGCGTACTAAAAGGCGCTATTACCTGGGTCATCGATCCCCGGTATGCCCATATCCTGCCCGATAACCATCCCGAACTCCAACGGATCATCCCTATAGAGCAGGCCGCTCACGTATTAAAAAATGAATCATTTGACCTCACCCTGTCCCTGGAGGAAGATATAGTGTGTGCAAAACTGGCCAGCAATGTTCCGACCGGCCGGCTGATAGGTATCCATATGGACGGCGACCTGATCCGGTATACCGATGATGTGGCGGGCTGGTTCGACATGAGCCTCGTTTCCAAACTTGGCCGCGCGGCCGCCAATAAGATCAAGGCAGCCAATACCCACACTTTTCAGTACTGGCTGTTCAATATGCTGGGCCTTTCTTTCCAGGGCCAGCCCTATTGTATTTACCGCAATCCCGCCATTGAGCGCGAAGAGCAACTGATCGGCATCGAAACACGCAGCGGCAACCGCTGGCCCAACAAATCCTGGGCAGGTTACCAGGCCTTGACCGGTCAACTCACCGCCAGCGGTTACCGCTGCCTCATCCTTTCACAGCGCGACCACCTGCGTGATTACCTCGATGATATTGCCCGTTGCGCTTACCTCATTTCAGGCGATACCCTGGCAATGCACGTGGCCCTGGCCTATAATATACCCGCCCTGGCCATTTTCAACTGTACCAGTCCGGCCGAGATCTATGATTATGGTCTCCTGCAAAAAATAGTAAGCCCCTTATTACAGCAATCCTTTTATGGCCGGGAATATACCCCCGAAGTAATAGCTTCTGTGTCCCCCCGGGAAGTGCATGATTGTTTCCGGCAGCACATCGCTTTCAGGAAAGAAGGGCAAAAAGCATAG